A single genomic interval of Malania oleifera isolate guangnan ecotype guangnan chromosome 11, ASM2987363v1, whole genome shotgun sequence harbors:
- the LOC131168581 gene encoding uncharacterized mitochondrial protein AtMg00310-like encodes MQDKKKQKEDNVAQEEVKDRRKIYWRSWEEICKPTSEGGLGLRDLNEVQKSLLMKYVFRLPTSNNLWAGFFTAIYCRNDHLLIRKGRLNDSWFWESIMATILEVMDNVKILVRGGNSSLWFDRWLSSDPLSISTEDILNKKLCINDCWLNDNWNSNLVLELVGADKTRKILHQVPAGKSWKDIFVWKPALDGNFSTKTA; translated from the exons ATGCAAGATAAGAAGAAGCAAAAAGAAGATAATGTAGCACAG gAAGAGGTGAAAGATAGAAGGAAGATTTATTGGCGCTCTTGGGAggaaatttgtaaacctacctcggaagggggttTGGGTCTGAGAGATCTTAatgaagttcagaaatctcttctcatgaaatatGTCTTCAGATTGCCCACCTCTAACAATTTGTGGGCAGGTTTTTTCACAGCTatatattgcagaaatgatcatttattaataaggaaggggagactaAATGACTCTTGGTTCTGGGAATCAATTATGGCCACGATtctagaagttatggataatgttaaaattttggtgagaggtgggaactcttctctTTGGTTCGACAGGTGGTTGTCATCAGACCCATTATCTATAAGCAccgaggatattttgaacaagaagtTGTGTATTAACGATTGCTGGCTAAATGATAATTGGAACTCCAATTTAGTACTagaattggttggtgctgataaaacaaggaaaattttgcaccaggtgccggcgggtaaaagttggaaggatatttttgtctggaagcctgcccTTGACggtaatttctctacaaaaacggcttgA
- the LOC131168582 gene encoding large ribosomal subunit protein eL39-like produces MPSHKTFRIKKKLAKKMRHNRPIPHWIRMRTDNTIRYNVKRRHWRCTKLGF; encoded by the coding sequence ATGCCGTCACACAAGACCTTCAGGATCAAGAAGAAGCTGGCCAAGAAGATGAGGCATAACAGGCCTATCCCTCACTGGATCCGTATGAGGACTGACAACACCATTAGGTACAATGTGAAACGCAGGCACTGGAGGTGTACGAAGCTAGGGTTTTAA